Genomic window (Jeotgalibaca ciconiae):
AAGTGTATCCGTTGCCTGTAAGTGGTTATGAACATTATATTGGAAAACCAATAGAAGATTATCAAAGCCGCTATGGTGAGCCAGATTCAGTTGTTTCAAATGAAGATGGTACTCAATGGTGGTCCTATTCTGAAACGGTTGAAGAGTATCTTCAATTAGAAGTGAGTGATTCACTTATTCAATCTATTTTTGTATTAGGTGATCAAGTAAATACTGGTTCTTTACGGATTGGTATGAGCAGGGAAAATGTATTTGACGAGACGCAACTAGCGAAACATTTTTATTTCGATCATGAGAATCGTTCTTACCATCTAACACTATCAACGAAAAACATGGAATTATTTCCGCTTGTTGAATTTGAAAATAATTCTTTTGCTGTATTATATTTTTATCCAGAGACAGATATCATTTATGCAATCCGTTTTTTAACTTATGATAAGATAATGCAGCTGAACTATTATTTTATTGAAGATATGAACAGTCAAATGGATGAGGTAGACATTATAAGAAAAGATATTCATCGAAATGATCAAATAAATCAGCTTCATTTGCAGGAATACTTTTCAATTATACGTGTAAAAAACAATCTAGAGCCTTATTTATCTTCAGAAGAACTTGAAAATATTGCTGATTCTTTAGCTAATGATTTAGGCAGTGATCAGTTATCATACAAGGAGCTTTCACCTTATGAAAAAAGCGAAATAGATGATTCAACGTATCTATTAAAGTATATTTCTGGTAATCAGATCTATGATTCAGCCATGAAGCTGGGCTTGTTTTATGCGATTCAGGAAAACAGAGAGATGTTGCTGAATGAAGAGTATAAAGAGTTTATAATAAAAGTAAAAGATGACGATTTATTTATTGTTATCAAAGAATAGTAACGCACAGGTTTCGAAGGAAGGGTGAACCAGATGATTATTAATGAAGAATTATTAGCCCTAGAAACTCAATGTCAGCGTTTAGTGAGCCGAATTCAGGAAAGCGATGCAATGCAAGAGTATTTAGAAGCTAAATCGCAGCTCCATTCATCAAAAGAAGCACAAGAGAAAATCACTTTATTTAAAAAAAAGCAGGAACAATTCGCTCAAATTGAGGAATACGGAGAATATGCTCCTGATTTCCATGAGTTTCGTAAACAACTATTTCAAGCAAAACGAGTAATGGATTTGGATGAAACAGTTTATCAATTCAGGATTGCAGAACGAAATTTACAGGTTCAATTAGATTTGATTGCGGATAAACTTGCGACTGCCATCTCTAAAAACATAC
Coding sequences:
- a CDS encoding CAP-associated domain-containing protein, producing MKRYFFPLLILFLFVLYYFPILHETPDTNQNKGLTEEPTLMSDMDKVYPLPVSGYEHYIGKPIEDYQSRYGEPDSVVSNEDGTQWWSYSETVEEYLQLEVSDSLIQSIFVLGDQVNTGSLRIGMSRENVFDETQLAKHFYFDHENRSYHLTLSTKNMELFPLVEFENNSFAVLYFYPETDIIYAIRFLTYDKIMQLNYYFIEDMNSQMDEVDIIRKDIHRNDQINQLHLQEYFSIIRVKNNLEPYLSSEELENIADSLANDLGSDQLSYKELSPYEKSEIDDSTYLLKYISGNQIYDSAMKLGLFYAIQENREMLLNEEYKEFIIKVKDDDLFIVIKE
- a CDS encoding YlbF family regulator — translated: MIINEELLALETQCQRLVSRIQESDAMQEYLEAKSQLHSSKEAQEKITLFKKKQEQFAQIEEYGEYAPDFHEFRKQLFQAKRVMDLDETVYQFRIAERNLQVQLDLIADKLATAISKNILVSAGDAFSLSFIGLPSACEIHLGKRKDIEL